A DNA window from Paraburkholderia sp. IMGN_8 contains the following coding sequences:
- a CDS encoding penicillin-binding protein 2, producing MIQKKKLQSHDPYVPVAKNHLLSARLPMWRSKLVILLVFGAFASLAARAFWVQVVNQDFYVDQGQKRYQRTIELDATRGRIVDRNGSMLAVSLATYEIWATPKLLDEAAFPPLSKLLDLPLTEVRRRLTADKTFVLLKRQVDADTADHVGKLGLAGITQIADSKRFYPEGESAAHVVGFTDIEDNGQEGVELAANEQLLGVPGQREVIRDRLGRVVSETGPLVPAQNGETIHLTIDRRIQQLAYAQLKAAIAKHHAEAGSVVVLDARNGEILALANYPSFDPNDRARLTGRQLRNRAVVDTFEPGSTIKPVVVALSIDQGKVRPQSIIDTAPGWYRIGPAVIHDTSNHGAMTVAEAVQKSSNIALAKLALNLPAETIWTKYREYGLGLRPDLTFPGVASGKVRPYKRWRPIEQATMAYGYGLSASLLQIAQVYTAYAGDGTMHHVSLLRDPASAASSATAGSTAADAPVAARKSQTVTTPATARAIRSMLEMATGPGGTGRAAAVEGYRIGGKTGTARKQVGASYAKNRYRALFIGMAPMSDPRLIVAVMIDDPAGKAFYGGTVAGPVFGAVTGGALQLLGVPPDA from the coding sequence ATGATCCAGAAGAAGAAACTGCAGTCGCACGATCCGTACGTGCCCGTCGCGAAGAACCATTTGCTGAGCGCGCGCCTGCCGATGTGGCGCTCGAAACTCGTCATCCTGCTGGTGTTCGGCGCCTTCGCGTCACTGGCGGCCCGCGCGTTCTGGGTGCAGGTGGTGAATCAGGACTTCTACGTCGATCAGGGGCAAAAGCGTTATCAGCGAACCATTGAACTCGATGCGACACGCGGGCGGATCGTCGATCGCAATGGCTCGATGCTTGCTGTAAGCCTCGCGACCTACGAAATCTGGGCCACCCCGAAGCTGCTCGACGAAGCCGCCTTCCCGCCGCTCTCGAAGCTGCTCGACTTGCCGCTAACGGAAGTGCGCCGGCGGCTCACCGCCGACAAGACCTTCGTGCTGCTCAAACGCCAGGTGGACGCGGACACCGCGGATCACGTCGGCAAACTGGGGCTCGCCGGCATCACGCAAATCGCCGATTCGAAGCGCTTTTATCCGGAGGGCGAATCGGCGGCCCACGTGGTCGGCTTCACGGATATCGAGGACAACGGCCAGGAAGGCGTCGAACTCGCCGCCAACGAGCAGTTGCTCGGCGTGCCCGGCCAGCGCGAAGTGATCCGCGACCGTTTGGGCCGGGTCGTGTCCGAGACCGGGCCGCTGGTGCCCGCGCAGAACGGCGAAACCATCCACCTGACAATCGACCGGCGGATTCAACAGCTCGCGTATGCGCAGCTGAAAGCGGCGATCGCCAAACACCACGCCGAAGCCGGCAGCGTGGTCGTGCTCGATGCCCGTAATGGCGAGATCCTGGCGCTGGCCAATTATCCGAGCTTCGATCCGAACGACCGCGCCCGGCTGACCGGGCGGCAACTGCGCAATCGCGCGGTGGTCGACACCTTCGAGCCCGGCTCGACAATCAAGCCGGTGGTGGTCGCGCTGTCGATCGATCAGGGCAAGGTGCGGCCGCAAAGCATCATCGATACGGCGCCGGGCTGGTACAGGATCGGCCCGGCGGTGATTCACGACACGTCGAATCACGGCGCGATGACCGTCGCCGAAGCGGTGCAGAAGTCGAGCAACATCGCACTCGCCAAGCTCGCGCTGAATCTGCCCGCCGAAACGATCTGGACCAAGTATCGGGAATACGGGCTCGGGCTCCGACCCGATCTGACCTTTCCGGGCGTCGCGTCGGGCAAGGTGCGCCCGTACAAACGCTGGCGTCCGATCGAACAGGCGACCATGGCGTATGGCTATGGCCTGTCGGCATCGCTGCTGCAGATTGCCCAGGTCTACACGGCATACGCCGGCGACGGCACCATGCATCACGTGAGTTTGTTGCGGGATCCGGCGAGCGCCGCAAGCAGCGCCACCGCCGGTAGCACGGCGGCCGATGCGCCGGTGGCCGCGCGCAAGAGCCAGACGGTCACGACGCCCGCCACCGCGCGCGCGATCCGCTCGATGCTGGAAATGGCCACAGGCCCCGGCGGCACGGGACGCGCAGCGGCAGTGGAAGGCTACCGGATCGGCGGCAAAACCGGCACTGCACGCAAACAGGTCGGCGCGAGCTACGCGAAAAACCGCTACCGTGCATTGTTTATCGGCATGGCGCCGATGAGCGACCCGCGCCTGATCGTCGCGGTGATGATCGACGATCCGGCCGGCAAGGCGTTCTACGGCGGGACCGTGGCCGGGCCGGTGTTCGGCGCGGTGACGGGCGGTGCATTGCAGTTGTTGGGCGTGCCGCCGGATGCGTAA